From the genome of Miscanthus floridulus cultivar M001 chromosome 10, ASM1932011v1, whole genome shotgun sequence, one region includes:
- the LOC136488202 gene encoding putative disease resistance protein RGA4: MAMKLGDLKRFLVDADKRNISDESVKSWVRELRNAMYDATNILDLCQLKAMERGRSCDMGCFNPLLFCMRNPLHAHDIGNHIKSLNERLDDIEKRSKTFNFINLASYEDNTKKVESSLHARRETTGEDELGVVGEKIEEDTRNLVDLLTKKDKNVHEHKNVMVYAIVGVGGIGKPPLPRRSLIMTSSNKSFKRDYG, encoded by the coding sequence ATGGCGATGAAGCTTGGGGACCTTAAGAGGTTCCTCGTCGATGCTGACAAGAGGAACATCAGCGACGAGAGTGTGAAATCATGGGTGAGAGAGCTTAGGAATGCCATGTATGATGCTACCAACATCCTTGATTTGTGCCAGCTCAAGGCGATGGAACGGGGTCGAAGCTGTGATATGGGCTGCTTCAATCCCTTGCTCTTTTGTATGAGGAATCCTCTCCATGCTCATGACATCGGTAATCACATAAAAAGTCTTAATGAGAGGCTAGATGACATTGAGAAGCGTAGCAAAAccttcaacttcattaaccttgcaTCTTATGAGGACAACACAAAAAAGGTAGAATCCTCCCTTCACGCTAGGCGTGAGACAACAGGGGAGGATGAGTTAGGTGTGGTTGGTGAGAAGATTGAGGAGGACACAAGAAATCTTGTGGATTTGCTGACGAAGAAGGACAAAAATGTACATGAACACAAAAATGTTATGGTTTATGCTATCGTGGGAGTAGGAGGGATTGGAAAACCACCCTTGCCAAGAAGATCTTTAATCATGACTTCATCAAACAAGAGTTTCAAAAGAGACTATGGTTGA
- the LOC136488201 gene encoding aldehyde oxidase GLOX1-like: MPKPRSLLLHLLLIASSIANAAGADDAPSQEPITPSSSFQGEWQLLHASIGVSAMHMQLLPGDFVLMFDRTDTGPSNISLAGLAPCAATADGADRTAHSVLLDLRSNVLHPYPLATNLWCSSGALLPNGTLLQTGGFSNGYRVARLFCPATGWVELPSFLAARRWYATDMILPDGRVLILGGRRQSNLEYFPHADDVAPALTFFPFMDETMEPDAENNLYPFGRSSTSSLTALSLSLPMTVPSTSTHITVCSAPMAPSRPMRRAEELPVMWLIRLCPDAHMSFLVWPYDILEQMDENIKSVTF, translated from the coding sequence ATGCCCAAGCCAAGATCCTTgcttctccacctcctcctaatCGCCAGCAGCATTGCCAATGCCGCCGGCGCCGATGATGCCCCGTCGCAGGAGCCCATCACACCGTCCTCGTCGTTCCAGGGAGAATGGCAGCTCCTCCATGCGAGCATCGGCGTCTCGGCGATGCACATGCAGCTGCTGCCGGGGGACTTCGTCCTGATGTTCGACCGCACCGACACGGGGCCCTCCAACATCTCGCTGGCCGGGCTGGCGCCGTGCGCGGCCACCGCCGACGGCGCCGACCGCACGGCTCACTCGGTGCTCCTGGACCTCCGCTCCAACGTGCTGCACCCGTACCCGCTGGCCACCAACCTGTGGTGCTCCTCGGGGGCGCTGCTCCCCAACGGCACGCTCCTCCAGACCGGCGGCTTCTCCAACGGCTACCGCGTCGCGCGGCTCTTCTGCCCGGCCACGGGCTGGGTCGAGCTCCCGTCGTTCCTCGCCGCGCGGCGGTGGTACGCCACCGACATGATCCTCCCCGACGGGCGCGTGCTCATCCTCGGCGGGCGGCGGCAGTCCAACCTCGAGTACTTCCCGCACGCCGATGACGTGGCGCCGGCGCTGACGTTCTTTCCGTTTATGGACGAGACGATGGAGCCCGACGCCGAGAACAACCTGTACCCTTTCGGCCGTTCCTCCACCTCCTCCCTGACGGCACTGTCTTTGTCTTTGCCAATGACCGTGCCGTCGACTTCGACCCATATAACCGTGTGCTCCGCTCCGATGGCTCCCAGCCGTCCCATGCGGCGTGCCGAGGAACTACCCGTCATGTGGCTCATCCGGCTTTGCCCAGACGCGCATATGAGTTTCCTAGTTTGGCCGTACGATATCTTAGAACAAATGGACGAAAACATAAAAAGTGTTACCTTCTGA
- the LOC136488200 gene encoding uncharacterized protein yields the protein MVAPQFTPLQTGFTPDQSPSLFVPDTSVSRSLGASFSELTGMPTPPHMHAPGPSTAAPVVVTTQRLPSSVASSDPTTDVPAASQAAPAPAQTQTASATLPATEGQSVQSSGSDDDGTQYTLAPRTSAPDSSAAAPPTDP from the coding sequence atggtagccccgcagttcactccacttcagacgggcttcacaccggaccAGTCACCTTCGCtgtttgtgcctgacacgtcagtctctaggagtcttggagcatcttttagcgagttgacagggatgcctacaccgccacatatgcatgcccctggtccttctacagcagcacCTGTTgttgtgactactcagaggctcccttcttctgtcgcatcatcagatcctacgacagatgtaccagcagcatcacaggcagcacctgccccagctcagacccagaccgcttcagcaacaTTGCCAGCTACAGAGGgccagtcagtacagagctcaggatcagatgacgATGGTACCCAGTACACGCTTGCTCCTcgcacttcagcgcccgactcatccgctgcagccccgccgaccgacccttag